TGGGGTGCGGTGGCGCTGGTCGTGCAGCTGCTGGTTTTCACCGCCGTTCGTCTGTTTATTCGCGACATCAGTCAACGTATTGAGGAAAACCAGCATGCCGCAGGACTCTTTCTCGGCGCGGTGTCACTTGGCGTGGGCATCCTGAACGCGGCCTGCATGACCTACTGACTTAGCGCAGTTGATGAATAACCTGGTTGCTGCTGCCACGCCACGGCAGCGCCGGGTCTTTCAGCGCCAGAATAAATTTCCCGTCTATCAGCACGTTGATTTCGTTGATAACCCGCCGCTGGCTGTCGTCCAGCTCCTGCAGCCGGTAGCCGGTCCACATCCAGATATCTTTACCCGAACATTCGCGCCTGACCCGGCGTAGCAGGCGACCCACATCGGCCAGATTGGCCGGGTGCAGCGGATCGCCGCCGGATAACGACAGCCCCTGACGAATAATGCGCGTATCGTTAAGGTCGGCAATCAATTGTTCTTCCATTTCAAGGGTAAACGGCTGCCCGGAGTTTAGCCGCCAGGTACTTTTATTGTAACAACCCCGGCACCGATGCACGCAGCCGGCCACGAACAGCGTACAGCGCGTACCGGGACCATTCACCACGTCCACAGGATAGTATTGATGGATATTCATTCTGCCTGACCTGAGGACTGATGTTTCACCCGGCGTTTGACCTCTTCCTGCTTGCCCGCGTTAAAAGGGCGTGCGTCCGGACTGCCAAGATAGCCACACACGCGGCGGGTCACCGAAAGGCGGCTGCTGTTGCCGTTGGCGCAGTTTGGGCAGGTAAAGCCTTTGCTGGTGCAGGTGAATTCGCCGCGAAAACCACATTCGTAGCATTGGTCGATCGGGGTATTGGTGCCGTAATAGGGTACCCGGCCGTAGCTGTAATCCCATACGTCTTCCAGGGCTTTAAGGTTATGCTCCATGTTGGGGTACTCGCCGTAGCAAATAAAACCGCCGTTGGTCAACGGGGGATAGGCGGCCTCGAAGTCGATTTTGTCGTAAGGGTTAACCTTTTTCTCCACGTCGAGATGGAAGCTGTTGGTATAGTAGCCTTTGTCGGTTACCCCTGGCACCACGCCAAACTCGGCGGCATCAAGCCGGCAGAAGCGATCGCACAGGTTTTCACTCGGCGTGCTGTACAGGCTAAAGCCGTAGCCGGTTTCCCGTTTCCACCGGTCGACGGCCGTGCGCATATGGGCGACGATCTCCAGGCCTTTGGCACGCAGTCGTGCATCATCATAGGGATGCACGCCGCCGCCGCTGAGTGCATTCAGCGTTTCATGTATGCCGATATAGCCCAGCGAAATTGAGGCGCGCCCGTGCTTAAAAATGGCTGCAACAGGCTCATCGGCCGTTAAGCGTACCCCGCAGGCGCCCTCCATATACAGGATCGGGGCGACGCGGGCCTTTACATTTTCCATCCGGGCGATGCGCGTCATCAACGCCTTTTTCGCCAGCAGCAGACGCCGATCGAGCAGCGTCCAGAAATGGCCTTCGTTCCCGTGCGCTTCCAGCGCGATGCGCGGCAGATTAAGGCTGATGACGCCGATATTGCAGCGACCATCATGAACGGGTTTTCCCGCCTCCTGATAATCGTCGAGGAAGCTGCGGCAGCCCATCGGCGTTTTAAACGAACCGGTCACGGCGACCACCTGTTCATAATTAAGGATATCGGGATACATACGTTTGCTGGCGCACTCCAGCGCCAGCCGCTTGATATCGTAGTTGGGCTCGCCGGCGTGGCGGTTCAACCCGGCTTTAATGGCGAATACCAGCTTGGGAAAGACCGCCGTTTTATGATTTTTACCCAGCCCGGCAATGCGGTTACGCAGGATAGACTGCTGGATCAGTCGTGCCGCCCAGCTGGTGCCGAGGCCAAAGCCGAAAGTGACAAACGGCGTTTGACCGTTGGCGGTATGCAGCGTATTGACTTCATACTCCAGCGACTGAAAGGCGTCATAACACTCCTTTTCGGTGCGTGAACGGGCGTAGGCTTCGGCGTCGGCAATCTGCCATTGATGGGCAATGGCTTGATGCCTGGCGAGGCTGGCGTCAACGAACGGAGCCAGTACCTCATCGATGCGATTAATGGTAGTGCCGCCGTAAATATGGCTGGCGACCTGCGCAATAATCTGTGCGGTCACGGCGGTGGCGGTTGAGATCGATTTCGGCGTTTCGATCCCGGCGTTACCCATATTGAAGCCCTGGGTTAGCATGCCGTGCAGGTCGATCAACATGCAGTTGAACATCGGGAAGAAGGGTGCGTAATCAAGATCGTGGTAGTGGATCTCGCCGCGCTCATGAGCGTCAACCACATCTCGTGGCAGCATATGCTGCCGTGAGTAGTGTTTGGCGACGATCCCGGCTAACAGATCGCGCTGGGTGGGGATAACCTTACTGTCTTTATTGGCATTTTCATTCAACAGCGCGGTTTCAGTTTGGTCAATCAGGCCACGGATCTCACTATTTAAC
This DNA window, taken from Erwinia tasmaniensis Et1/99, encodes the following:
- the nrdG gene encoding anaerobic ribonucleoside-triphosphate reductase-activating protein yields the protein MNIHQYYPVDVVNGPGTRCTLFVAGCVHRCRGCYNKSTWRLNSGQPFTLEMEEQLIADLNDTRIIRQGLSLSGGDPLHPANLADVGRLLRRVRRECSGKDIWMWTGYRLQELDDSQRRVINEINVLIDGKFILALKDPALPWRGSSNQVIHQLR
- the nrdD gene encoding anaerobic ribonucleoside-triphosphate reductase, which encodes MLTQVIKRDGCKVVFDPARIEAAIRAAAKAANIDDDDYCTSAASQISAALGNRQQVDINEVQQAVENLLMAGRYPRLARRYIEYRHDRDVARERQGRLNSEIRGLIDQTETALLNENANKDSKVIPTQRDLLAGIVAKHYSRQHMLPRDVVDAHERGEIHYHDLDYAPFFPMFNCMLIDLHGMLTQGFNMGNAGIETPKSISTATAVTAQIIAQVASHIYGGTTINRIDEVLAPFVDASLARHQAIAHQWQIADAEAYARSRTEKECYDAFQSLEYEVNTLHTANGQTPFVTFGFGLGTSWAARLIQQSILRNRIAGLGKNHKTAVFPKLVFAIKAGLNRHAGEPNYDIKRLALECASKRMYPDILNYEQVVAVTGSFKTPMGCRSFLDDYQEAGKPVHDGRCNIGVISLNLPRIALEAHGNEGHFWTLLDRRLLLAKKALMTRIARMENVKARVAPILYMEGACGVRLTADEPVAAIFKHGRASISLGYIGIHETLNALSGGGVHPYDDARLRAKGLEIVAHMRTAVDRWKRETGYGFSLYSTPSENLCDRFCRLDAAEFGVVPGVTDKGYYTNSFHLDVEKKVNPYDKIDFEAAYPPLTNGGFICYGEYPNMEHNLKALEDVWDYSYGRVPYYGTNTPIDQCYECGFRGEFTCTSKGFTCPNCANGNSSRLSVTRRVCGYLGSPDARPFNAGKQEEVKRRVKHQSSGQAE